The Lytechinus pictus isolate F3 Inbred chromosome 15, Lp3.0, whole genome shotgun sequence genome contains a region encoding:
- the LOC129278252 gene encoding BTB/POZ domain-containing protein KCTD2-like — protein MADSLILNVGGKIYQTNKSTLERYTDSIFPSLLKGGASAINEQGQYVLDRDGKVFRHVLNFLRCRKLVLPAGFCEYDLLLCEAKFFKLFALQKAIEEETRGEIGLRVGGRTFRMTIKEATREKDSFFDKMLDGRKIVPRDALGNYLVDRDASLFRYVMRYLRDGGLFFNMTEFEQLKKEGEYFGLDMLVHHVESFRLMKILDKGCLNLHLFYHDGSDQCVIYANKAKIDGWFSSWNISEICSKYITFKHDPTDLAGASSFVGLSGFSLCTKEHTGIIPIIREKLGAKQRPREVPLSNGWTKLQFTA, from the coding sequence GATTTTGAATGTTggtgggaagatatatcaaacaaataaatcaacCCTCGAACGATACACGGACAGTATTTTCCCAAGCTTGCTGAAAGGCGGTGCGTCTGCGATAAATGAACAAGGACAGTACGTTCTAGATCGGGATGGAAAGGTCTTTCGCCATGTACTCAATTTCTTGAGATGCAGGAAACTGGTGCTTCCTGCTGGGTTTTGTGAATATGATTTGCTCCTGTGCGAAGCTAAGTTCTTCAAACTTTTTGCTCTCCAGAAAGCCATTGAAGAAGAGACACGTGGAGAGATCGGTCTGAGGGTTGGTGGCAGGACCTTCCGGATGACTATTAAAGAGGCGACGAGGGAAAAGGACTCCTTCTTCGACAAGATGCTGGACGGAAGGAAGATCGTTCCTCGAGATGCACTTGGCAACTACCTGGTCGACAGAGATGCGAGCTTGTTCCGATATGTCATGCGTTACCTTCGAGACGGTGGCCTCTTCTTTAACATGACAGAATTCGAACAACTGAAAAAGGAGGGGGAGTACTTTGGGCTCGACATGCTGGTACACCACGTTGAAAGCTTCCGTTTAATGAAGATATTAGACAAAGGTTGCCTGAATCTCCACCTCTTCTACCATGATGGCAGTGACCAATGTGTCATCTATGCCAACAAAGCTAAGATAGACGGATGGTTCTCATCCTGGAATATCTCCGAGATATGTTCCAAATATATAACCTTTAAACACGATCCAACAGATCTGGCTGGCGCATCTTCGTTTGTCGGGCTGTCTGGTTTCTCACTCTGCACAAAAGAACATACAGGTATCATTCCGATCATTCGCGAAAAGCTTGGTGCGAAACAAAGACCAAGGGAGGTTCCGCTGAGTAACGGCTGGACCAAGTTGCAGTTTACAGCTTAA